One Myxosarcina sp. GI1 genomic window carries:
- a CDS encoding protein-L-isoaspartate(D-aspartate) O-methyltransferase: MNFRLVAIALLGCCILLIIKPGFAAKISSNFSEFQQPFYLATEQFELQRRQMVEYQLKERGIKDRQVLAVMLKVPRHQFVDSFKRDLAYSDRPIPIGYNQTISQPYIVAYMSEAVEISAGDRVLEIGTGCGYQAAILGELAKEVYSVEIIPQLADKARQTLSQLGYQNIEVKTGDGYQGWKTHAPYDVIIVTAAPEQIPQSLIDQLAINGKMVIPVGNRNQEMYVLTKTADGTVEEKTFPVRFVPMIKTPPTSDR; the protein is encoded by the coding sequence ATGAATTTTAGACTAGTAGCGATCGCTTTATTGGGTTGTTGTATTTTATTAATAATCAAACCTGGTTTTGCAGCAAAAATATCCTCTAATTTCTCAGAATTTCAGCAACCTTTTTATTTGGCGACAGAGCAATTTGAGTTACAGCGTCGGCAAATGGTGGAATATCAGTTAAAAGAGCGGGGTATAAAAGATCGACAAGTTTTAGCTGTCATGTTAAAAGTCCCCCGTCATCAATTTGTCGATTCATTTAAGAGAGACTTAGCCTATAGCGATCGCCCCATACCCATTGGTTACAATCAAACGATTTCTCAGCCTTATATTGTGGCTTACATGAGCGAAGCTGTCGAAATTTCTGCTGGCGATCGCGTATTAGAAATTGGAACTGGTTGTGGCTATCAGGCAGCTATATTAGGAGAGCTAGCTAAAGAAGTTTACTCGGTTGAAATTATTCCCCAACTGGCAGATAAAGCGCGGCAAACTTTGAGTCAACTAGGTTATCAAAATATTGAAGTGAAAACTGGTGACGGATATCAAGGCTGGAAAACACACGCTCCCTATGATGTAATTATTGTAACTGCGGCTCCAGAACAAATCCCCCAAAGCTTAATCGACCAGTTGGCAATAAACGGTAAGATGGTTATTCCCGTAGGCAACCGCAATCAAGAAATGTACGTGCTGACTAAAACTGCTGATGGTACGGTCGAGGAAAAAACTTTTCCAGTTCGTTTTGTCCCGATGATAAAAACTCCGCCAACTAGCGATCGCTAA
- a CDS encoding c-type cytochrome has translation MNKLFISIAIATMIFLLQLPFAMAAEVTNGSEIFQTNCAGCHANGGNIVRRGKNLKQRALHRNQVDNLSAVVSLVTYGKNNMPAYAERLSSQQIESVSAYVLEQAKLGWH, from the coding sequence TTGAATAAGTTATTTATCTCTATAGCGATCGCCACGATGATATTTTTGCTTCAGTTACCTTTTGCTATGGCAGCAGAGGTAACTAACGGCAGCGAAATTTTTCAGACAAATTGTGCGGGTTGTCATGCCAACGGTGGAAATATTGTCAGGCGTGGTAAAAATCTCAAGCAAAGAGCCTTACATCGTAATCAAGTAGATAATTTATCAGCAGTAGTCTCTCTAGTGACTTACGGTAAAAACAATATGCCAGCTTATGCCGAGCGTCTTTCATCCCAACAGATTGAATCTGTATCGGCATACGTTTTAGAGCAAGCCAAACTAGGATGGCATTAG
- the rpiA gene encoding ribose-5-phosphate isomerase RpiA — translation MAANNDPVKTMKQEVGKAAADRVKSDSVVGLGSGSTAAYAIEYIGNRLSKGELKNIVGVPTSFQSEVLAKKFGIPLTTLDAIDGIDIAIDGADEVDPQKNLIKGGGAAHTREKVVDSLANEFIVVVDSGKLVDKLGSSFLLPVEVIPMAVAPVMNSLSKLGGKPELRMGVKKAGPVVTDQGNLVIDVKFDNLDNPAELEKTINNLPGVLENGLFVGVADIVLVGEIKDGKPEIREL, via the coding sequence ATGGCGGCAAACAACGACCCAGTTAAAACCATGAAGCAGGAAGTAGGTAAAGCTGCTGCCGATAGAGTCAAATCTGACTCAGTTGTGGGATTGGGATCTGGGTCAACTGCAGCTTATGCGATTGAATATATTGGCAACCGCCTCTCAAAAGGAGAATTAAAGAATATAGTTGGCGTTCCTACTTCCTTTCAATCAGAAGTGCTTGCCAAAAAATTTGGTATTCCTCTGACTACCCTCGATGCAATCGATGGTATAGATATTGCGATCGACGGTGCCGACGAAGTCGATCCTCAAAAAAATTTGATTAAAGGTGGCGGTGCGGCGCATACCCGAGAAAAAGTTGTAGACTCTCTGGCAAATGAGTTTATAGTAGTCGTCGATAGCGGCAAACTGGTAGATAAATTAGGGTCTAGTTTTCTTTTGCCTGTAGAAGTCATTCCCATGGCAGTTGCACCAGTAATGAATAGCCTTTCTAAATTGGGAGGCAAGCCTGAATTGCGTATGGGCGTTAAAAAAGCAGGTCCTGTAGTAACAGATCAGGGCAATTTAGTAATTGATGTAAAATTCGATAATCTAGATAATCCAGCCGAATTAGAAAAGACAATCAACAATCTGCCTGGTGTGCTAGAAAATGGTTTGTTTGTTGGTGTTGCCGATATAGTTCTGGTTGGAGAAATTAAAGACGGCAAACCAGAAATAAGAGAACTTTAA
- a CDS encoding RNA-binding protein: MSVRLYVGNLPKENVEKEKLAELFADEGQQVSTKVIKNRKTGKCRGFAFVTVPSDEVADQFIEKYNGQSFMENPLKIEKALPRNKKSDEETASTSEASNNPPTKKNKGGGSKRSKKQSSSQQSGSVQPDPRWADELAKLKEMLASANN; the protein is encoded by the coding sequence ATGTCTGTTCGTTTATACGTAGGTAATTTACCAAAAGAAAATGTCGAGAAAGAAAAGTTAGCCGAATTATTTGCTGATGAAGGACAGCAGGTTTCAACCAAAGTCATCAAAAACCGCAAAACTGGAAAATGTCGCGGTTTTGCCTTTGTTACGGTTCCCAGTGATGAAGTAGCCGACCAATTTATTGAAAAATACAATGGTCAGTCGTTCATGGAAAATCCTTTAAAAATAGAAAAAGCTTTGCCGCGCAATAAGAAAAGTGACGAAGAAACTGCTTCGACTTCAGAAGCTAGCAACAATCCTCCAACCAAAAAAAATAAAGGAGGCGGTAGCAAACGTTCTAAAAAACAGAGTAGTAGTCAACAATCAGGAAGCGTGCAACCCGATCCCCGTTGGGCAGATGAATTAGCCAAACTAAAAGAAATGTTAGCTTCAGCCAATAACTAG
- a CDS encoding universal stress protein has product MFQSCLICTDFTDGIYRLVNFVPNLAQCGLKKIVFFHSVPIWNEGEVPRVDEEAMKRAKERLGRASNNAPEGVEVIVEVASGKPLDTIPRALKKYDVEVILTGTPIHSLLKEQCFGSTSTGLAKQTEQPLTIIRPELITTYTREELALRCQHLWRYLLVPYNGSETAKYAIEQIKAYAKERPQGSFTQCMLITVVEDVGRQSLIAKERVKEAQAQLDSVKKELEELDIEVNTAVKQGSPLQEIATAALDFDISAIAIADDYKNSLLKWAAGSFANDLLRSSWFPILLFSPKK; this is encoded by the coding sequence ATGTTCCAAAGTTGCTTAATCTGCACTGATTTTACAGATGGTATATATCGCTTAGTCAATTTTGTTCCAAATCTCGCTCAATGCGGATTGAAAAAAATTGTGTTTTTTCATAGCGTACCGATATGGAACGAAGGAGAAGTTCCCAGAGTTGACGAAGAGGCAATGAAGCGAGCCAAGGAACGGTTGGGTCGAGCTTCAAATAATGCTCCCGAAGGAGTGGAAGTGATAGTGGAAGTCGCTTCGGGAAAGCCTCTTGATACTATACCTAGAGCTTTAAAGAAATACGATGTTGAAGTTATTTTAACAGGGACACCCATACATAGTCTCTTGAAAGAACAATGTTTTGGTAGTACCAGTACGGGTCTTGCCAAACAAACCGAACAACCTTTAACTATAATTCGTCCCGAACTAATTACTACTTACACCCGCGAGGAATTAGCTTTACGCTGTCAACATCTGTGGCGATACTTGCTCGTTCCCTATAATGGCAGCGAAACTGCAAAGTACGCAATCGAACAAATAAAAGCTTATGCCAAAGAGCGCCCCCAAGGATCTTTTACCCAGTGTATGTTAATTACGGTGGTAGAAGATGTTGGCAGACAGTCTTTGATAGCTAAAGAACGAGTCAAGGAAGCTCAAGCGCAGCTAGATTCGGTCAAAAAAGAGCTAGAAGAATTAGATATTGAAGTTAATACAGCAGTAAAACAAGGTAGCCCTTTACAAGAAATTGCTACTGCGGCTTTAGATTTTGATATTAGTGCGATCGCTATTGCCGATGATTATAAAAATAGCCTATTAAAATGGGCGGCTGGCAGCTTTGCTAACGACCTGTTGCGGAGTAGCTGGTTTCCCATTTTGCTGTTCTCGCCGAAAAAATAG
- a CDS encoding D-alanyl-alanine synthetase, whose protein sequence is MKFNYSFNSFSQYLNELTKKLRLAVIYGGDKQRAGAVIYKTHNPRSTKTYEAVAKNIAQAFKNLGFQNVWLLPDDMSLAAQLKAKQIHLAWLNTGGVQGYDPVCHTPALLEMLGVPYIGHSPINSSILDNKHLLKRELKGLGFPTSPFMVWHPHQETFQPNNLYFQHLFGNYTGAFLVKPVSGRASLNIHFVDKPDALAAAIADVQRVTHNSALIEAYLPGREFCIAVGGYVTYINLQLQKRQSPFAFSAIERILEPDEKIFTSMDKKAITSDRLRLLSDREPIKQQLEQIAKDVYRSFNLTALIRLDLRTDRSGKLYILEANPKPDLKRPTANATSLVAQGLTEYGMSYEDLILSLFCDRLDYLLSNYPHLIAHIVELLD, encoded by the coding sequence ATGAAATTTAACTACAGCTTTAACTCTTTTTCTCAGTATTTGAATGAGCTAACCAAAAAATTGCGACTGGCAGTAATTTATGGTGGTGACAAACAAAGAGCAGGAGCGGTTATTTATAAAACTCACAATCCGCGATCGACTAAAACCTATGAAGCAGTGGCTAAAAATATTGCCCAGGCTTTTAAAAATCTCGGTTTCCAAAATGTTTGGTTATTACCAGACGATATGTCTCTAGCGGCGCAACTTAAAGCCAAACAGATTCACTTAGCCTGGTTGAATACGGGAGGAGTTCAAGGTTACGATCCCGTCTGTCATACTCCTGCACTGTTAGAAATGTTAGGAGTTCCTTATATCGGTCACAGTCCGATAAATAGCTCGATTCTCGACAACAAACACCTACTTAAACGCGAACTAAAGGGTCTGGGTTTTCCCACTTCACCTTTTATGGTTTGGCATCCCCATCAAGAAACATTTCAGCCCAACAATCTTTATTTTCAACATCTGTTTGGCAATTATACAGGTGCTTTTTTAGTCAAACCCGTGTCGGGAAGAGCTTCTTTAAATATTCATTTTGTCGATAAACCTGACGCTCTAGCTGCGGCGATCGCTGATGTCCAGCGTGTGACTCACAATAGTGCTTTGATTGAAGCTTACTTGCCAGGAAGAGAATTTTGTATCGCAGTAGGCGGCTATGTAACTTATATAAATTTACAGTTGCAAAAAAGACAGTCACCTTTTGCTTTTAGCGCGATCGAACGTATTTTGGAACCTGATGAAAAAATTTTTACTTCGATGGACAAAAAAGCAATTACTAGCGATCGCTTGCGTTTGCTGTCTGACCGAGAACCGATTAAACAGCAGTTAGAGCAGATAGCAAAAGACGTTTATCGTAGTTTTAACCTTACAGCTTTAATTCGCCTCGATCTGAGAACCGATCGCTCGGGCAAACTCTACATTCTTGAAGCTAACCCCAAACCAGATCTCAAACGACCTACAGCCAACGCTACCAGTTTGGTAGCGCAGGGTCTAACCGAATATGGAATGAGTTATGAAGATTTAATTCTAAGTTTGTTTTGCGATCGCTTAGACTACCTACTCAGTAACTATCCTCATTTAATCGCTCATATAGTCGAACTACTCGATTGA
- the psb28 gene encoding photosystem II reaction center protein Psb28 — translation MAEIQFSKGVTEEVVPDIKVTRSKSGDTGTATFYFDEPQIFSMDEANEVTGMYLVDEEGEIVTKEVKGKFVNGEPKAIEATLIMRSAEEWERFIRFMDRYAEEHGLGLNKS, via the coding sequence ATGGCAGAAATTCAATTTTCCAAAGGAGTAACTGAAGAAGTAGTTCCCGATATTAAAGTTACTCGTTCTAAATCAGGAGATACGGGAACTGCTACTTTTTATTTTGACGAACCGCAAATTTTTAGTATGGACGAGGCAAATGAAGTTACTGGTATGTATTTAGTGGACGAAGAAGGAGAAATTGTCACTAAAGAAGTAAAAGGCAAGTTTGTTAATGGGGAACCAAAAGCAATTGAAGCAACTCTAATTATGCGTTCTGCTGAAGAATGGGAACGTTTTATTCGTTTTATGGATAGATACGCCGAAGAACATGGTTTGGGACTCAACAAATCTTAA
- a CDS encoding molybdenum cofactor biosynthesis protein B, protein MTVPHPDKSAVSLNCAVITVSDTRTVETDNSGKIIQQLLADAGHEILAYTIVKDEPQQIAACLSELDKDTDLNTIIFSGGTGIASRDTTYEVVSNWLDKTIPGFGELFRWLSYQEIGSRAIASRAIAGSKNRQLIFALPGSSNAVRLAMKELILPELNHLIKQLQG, encoded by the coding sequence ATGACCGTACCCCATCCAGATAAATCGGCTGTATCTCTTAACTGCGCTGTAATTACAGTAAGCGATACTCGTACTGTCGAAACCGATAACAGCGGTAAAATTATTCAGCAGTTACTAGCCGATGCGGGTCATGAAATCTTAGCATACACTATCGTCAAAGACGAACCACAACAGATCGCAGCTTGTTTGTCCGAGCTAGATAAAGATACAGATTTAAATACGATTATTTTTAGTGGCGGTACGGGAATTGCTTCTAGAGATACAACTTATGAAGTAGTTTCCAACTGGTTAGACAAAACAATACCAGGATTTGGCGAACTGTTTCGCTGGTTGAGCTATCAAGAAATTGGTTCTCGCGCGATCGCTTCTAGAGCCATAGCAGGAAGTAAAAATCGTCAGTTAATTTTTGCCCTTCCTGGTTCGTCGAATGCAGTTCGCCTGGCGATGAAGGAGCTTATTTTACCCGAACTCAATCATTTAATAAAACAACTGCAAGGTTAA